One window from the genome of Mauremys mutica isolate MM-2020 ecotype Southern chromosome 4, ASM2049712v1, whole genome shotgun sequence encodes:
- the LOC123368306 gene encoding zinc finger protein OZF-like isoform X7 codes for MISSIEAGEDLCVQGPTEDEDGNILRATHPDFPDAEETWDWPAIESSLGFFLTQSSSPGAAGARNLNRAVGQTPEEGPGNLEPLRPFPGTSGKNHSKKSERGRHHKSQGRPQRQRKNLTRKEPATSRGHQRRSRPDPKPAKGKAESRKSLYTCRVCREEFKVQRDLISHHRMVHKKQELYNCSECAESFRRKKELSAHGKAHRKKRHHPCSECGKIFNQLSLLTAHQRIHTGERPYHCAECGKRFLYLSAFTIHKRIHSGERPYACTECGKQFMDSSTFRDHQRIHSEKRPHRCNQCGKGFKHTSSLTRHQKIHSGEKPFLCHECGKKFCLQEHLIRHQRIHTGEQPHCCAKCGKKFSLLQSLKRHQEIHRTGRLHRCAECGKIFRRLENLSRHKRVHTGELYRCTDCGKGFVHLQHLTSHQRIHTGEKPYCCSECGKSFTQLSGLTNHLIIHSGERPYHCTQCGKCFAHKSSLTEHLKIHSGERPYSCIQCGKHFARSSSLTQHQRTHPGEQPYSCAQCGKRFARLSRLTKHQSSHFS; via the exons ATTTTCCAGATGCAGAAGAGACCTGGGACTGGCCAGCAATTGAAAGCTCCTTGGGCTTCTTCCTCACACAAAGCTCTTCCCCTGGAGCAG CAGGGGCGAGGAACCTGAACAGAGCTGTGGGGCAGACTCCTGAGGAAGGGCCTGGTAACCTGGAGCCACTCAGGCCTTTCCCAGGGACATCAGGGAAGAACCATTCCAAGAAATCTGAGCGGGGAAGACATCACAAGAGTCAGGGGAGGCCACAAAGGCAGAGGAAAAATCTGACCAGGAAGGAGCCAGCAACCTCAAGAGGCCATCAGAGGAGAtccaggccagatccaaagcctgcAAAGGGAAAAGCGGAGTCCAGAAAGAGCTTATATACCTGCCGTGTGTGCAGGGAAGAATTCAAGGTGCAGAGAGACCTGATAAGTCACCACAGGATGGTTCATAAGAAACAGGAACTGTATAACTGTAGCGAGTGTGCGGAGAGCTTTAGGAGAAAGAAGGAGCTCAGCGCACATGGGAAAGCTCACAGAAAgaagagacaccatccctgttcTGAATGTGGGAAGATATTCAACCAGTTATCACTGCTCACTGcccaccagagaatccacactggagagagaccataTCACTGTGCTGAGTGCGGAAAAAGATTCTTATACTTATCAGCTTTTACCATCCACAAGAGAATCCactcaggagagagaccctatgccTGCACTGAGTGTGGAAAGCAATTTATGGATTCGTCGACATTTCGTGATCACCAGAGAATCCACTCAGAAAAGAGACCCCATCGCTGTAACCAATGTGGGAAAGGCTTCAAACATACATCAAGTCTTACTAGACACCAGAAAATCCACAGCGGAGAGAAACCCTTCTTGTGCCACGAGTGTGGGAAAAAGTTCTGCCTACAAGAACATCTGAtcagacatcagaggatccacactggGGAGCAGCCCCATTGCTGTGCTAAGTGTGGGAAAAAATTCAGTCTCCTTCAAAGTCTCAAGAGGCACCAGGAAATCCATAGGACAGGGAGACTCCATCGCTGTGCCGAGTGTGGGAAAATATTCCGTCGTCTAGAAAATCTCTCTAGACACAAGAGAGTCCACACTGGGGAACTCTATCGCTGTACTGACTGTGGAAAAGGCTTTGTCCATCTACAACATCTCACTAGCCACCaaagaatccacactggagagaaaccctattgctgctctgagtgtgggaaaagtttcacccAATTGTCAGGCCTCACCAACCACCTGATAATCCATTCAGGAGAGCGACCCTATCACTGCACTCAGTGTGGGAAGTGCTTTGCTCACAAGTCATCTCTCACTGAACATCTGAAAATCCATTCAGGAGAGCGACCATATTCCTGCATTCAGTGTGGGAAGCACTTTGCTCGCTCATCATCTCTTACTCAGCATCAGAGAACCCACCCAGGAGAGCAACCATATTCCTGCGCTCAGTGTGGGAAGCGCTTTGCTCGCTTATCACGTCTTACTAAACACCAGAGCAGCCACTTTTCTTGA